From a region of the Halomonas sp. HL-93 genome:
- a CDS encoding heavy metal translocating P-type ATPase yields the protein MSQHTLTRTVPGMSCQRCVTRMREAIHQQDSKAGVVGMPGEKRLEVTTTMDDATLDQALESVGYPPDKRSHDTTPPEDKRDKATGSTSAKSPSQGSRKKIRLAISGMTCASCVKSVQKALERTEGVETASVNFGTHTAQIFGDADQHALIAAVESVGYGAEPIVDMREAERTRAQQEAHDYTKRLKGSAWSLALAVPLMLSMFVYHPHPMGTGRLFWLVVGLLTLAILVFPGRHFFVNAWKNLRHHQANMDTLVAMGTGTAWLYSMVVVAFAPWLPEVAHGIYFEASAMVIGLILLGNAMELKARGRTSDALKRLLDLQSRTARVIRDGAEHEVDVDAVREGDHIRVRPGERLPVDGEVIEGASHIDESMLTGEPEPIKKGQGDEVSAGTVNGKGGLVYQATRVGADTRLGQITEQVASAQNSRPPIGELADKVSSIFVPSVMIIAVLTALVWFNVGAEPRVIHMLVTATTVLIIACPCALGLATPISTMIGVGKAAEHGVLVRNGEALQTASKLTTLVVDKTGTLTEGKPRVTEAEVLGDDTSTALGYIAALERGSEHPLAAALLAYADEHGADPAEIRDFDSVTGGGVKAQTADGQSLLLGNARLMENAGIDLSVSQDAARALEEKARTLVYFALGGRLKALFGISDPLRDDAAAAVKRLKEDGLTVIMLTGDNPHTAAAIARQVGIDDYRAGLLPEDKHADIERRQKAGEVVGMVGDGINDAPALARAHVGFAIGQGTDVAIESAGMTLMRGSLHGVADAIEISRATLRNIKQNLIGAFGYNVLCIPIAAGVLYPLTGTLLSPMIAGAAMSLSSITVVSNANRLRLWKASDIPSKGGTS from the coding sequence ATGAGCCAGCACACCCTGACGCGCACGGTGCCTGGCATGAGCTGCCAACGTTGCGTGACGCGCATGCGCGAGGCGATTCATCAGCAAGACAGCAAAGCAGGCGTGGTCGGCATGCCTGGGGAAAAGCGCCTGGAAGTGACGACCACAATGGACGACGCCACTCTCGACCAAGCACTTGAAAGCGTGGGCTACCCACCTGACAAGCGCTCCCACGACACCACCCCGCCTGAAGACAAACGCGACAAAGCAACTGGCTCGACGTCAGCGAAAAGCCCCTCCCAAGGCAGCCGAAAAAAGATCCGCCTGGCGATCAGCGGAATGACCTGCGCCAGCTGCGTGAAAAGCGTTCAGAAAGCCCTAGAGCGTACTGAAGGCGTTGAGACAGCAAGCGTTAATTTTGGCACGCATACCGCTCAAATTTTTGGCGATGCCGACCAGCACGCCTTAATAGCGGCTGTGGAATCGGTGGGCTACGGGGCCGAGCCGATTGTCGATATGCGCGAAGCGGAAAGAACGCGCGCCCAACAGGAAGCCCACGACTACACAAAACGCTTGAAAGGCAGCGCCTGGTCGCTGGCACTTGCCGTTCCGCTGATGCTCAGCATGTTCGTCTATCACCCACACCCGATGGGCACAGGGCGGCTATTCTGGCTGGTGGTCGGGCTTCTGACGCTGGCCATTCTGGTGTTCCCTGGCCGCCATTTTTTTGTCAACGCCTGGAAAAACCTCAGGCACCATCAAGCCAATATGGACACCCTGGTGGCCATGGGTACCGGCACCGCCTGGCTCTACTCGATGGTGGTCGTAGCCTTCGCTCCCTGGTTACCAGAGGTCGCCCACGGTATCTATTTTGAAGCCTCGGCCATGGTGATCGGCCTGATCCTGCTGGGTAACGCCATGGAACTTAAAGCGCGCGGACGCACCAGCGATGCGCTAAAGCGACTGCTGGACCTGCAAAGTCGCACCGCCCGGGTGATTCGCGACGGCGCAGAACATGAGGTAGATGTTGACGCCGTGCGCGAGGGCGACCACATCCGCGTGCGTCCCGGCGAGCGCTTACCGGTGGATGGTGAGGTCATCGAAGGCGCAAGCCACATCGATGAATCCATGCTCACCGGCGAACCCGAGCCCATCAAGAAGGGCCAGGGCGATGAGGTCAGCGCGGGCACGGTCAACGGCAAAGGTGGGCTGGTTTACCAAGCGACCCGCGTAGGGGCTGACACCCGCCTGGGGCAGATCACCGAACAGGTGGCCAGCGCGCAAAATTCGCGCCCGCCGATTGGCGAACTGGCCGATAAAGTCTCCAGCATTTTTGTCCCCTCGGTGATGATTATCGCCGTACTCACGGCCCTGGTATGGTTCAATGTCGGCGCCGAGCCGCGGGTCATTCACATGCTGGTGACAGCCACCACCGTACTGATTATCGCCTGCCCCTGCGCGCTGGGGCTGGCCACGCCGATTTCCACCATGATTGGCGTCGGCAAGGCCGCCGAACACGGCGTTCTGGTGAGAAACGGCGAGGCGCTGCAAACCGCCAGCAAGTTGACCACGCTGGTAGTGGACAAGACCGGTACGCTTACCGAAGGCAAGCCCCGGGTGACCGAGGCCGAGGTGCTGGGCGACGATACGTCCACGGCACTGGGCTATATCGCGGCGCTGGAGCGCGGCTCGGAGCACCCGCTTGCCGCGGCGCTGTTGGCCTATGCCGACGAACATGGCGCTGATCCTGCCGAGATCCGTGACTTCGACAGCGTCACTGGGGGCGGGGTGAAGGCACAAACCGCCGACGGACAGTCACTGTTGCTGGGCAACGCGCGCCTGATGGAAAACGCCGGTATCGACCTCTCAGTGAGCCAGGACGCCGCCCGGGCGCTTGAAGAGAAAGCCCGCACGCTGGTGTATTTTGCTCTAGGCGGGCGATTAAAAGCATTGTTTGGCATCAGCGACCCGCTGCGCGACGATGCCGCTGCCGCCGTTAAACGGCTGAAAGAAGACGGTTTGACCGTGATCATGCTGACCGGCGACAACCCCCACACGGCCGCCGCTATTGCCCGCCAAGTGGGCATTGACGATTACCGCGCCGGGCTGCTGCCCGAGGACAAACACGCCGATATCGAGCGGCGCCAAAAGGCAGGTGAAGTGGTGGGTATGGTCGGCGACGGGATTAACGACGCCCCGGCGCTGGCCCGCGCCCATGTGGGATTCGCAATTGGCCAGGGCACCGATGTGGCGATTGAAAGCGCGGGCATGACGCTGATGCGGGGGTCGCTGCATGGCGTGGCCGACGCCATCGAAATCAGCCGGGCCACGCTGCGCAACATCAAGCAAAACCTGATCGGCGCCTTTGGCTACAACGTGCTGTGCATTCCCATCGCCGCCGGGGTGCTCTACCCCCTCACCGGCACGCTGCTCTCGCCGATGATTGCGGGGGCGGCCATGTCGCTTTCCTCCATCACCGTGGTCAGCAACGCCAACCGCCTACGGTTGTGGAAAGCAAGCGACATCCCATCCAAAGGAGGCACATCATGA
- a CDS encoding YitT family protein, whose translation MRMEDLPTDPHKPYEDVMAMLLGTFFVALGVTFYTHAVLLTGSTAGLALLLNYMTGWGFGVWFFAINLPFYYLAIKRMGWSFALRTFAAIGLVSLFSELTQGWVEFAAVPSLYAALMGGALMGIGMLMLFRHRTSLGGINILALYLQEKHGLRAGYVQLGIDGLILLVALTQLPLDRVGFSVLGALTLNLIIALNHKPGRYIGVS comes from the coding sequence ATGCGCATGGAAGATCTTCCCACAGACCCTCATAAGCCCTATGAGGATGTCATGGCGATGTTGCTGGGCACGTTTTTTGTGGCGCTCGGGGTAACCTTTTATACCCATGCGGTGCTGTTAACCGGCAGCACAGCAGGCTTGGCGCTACTGCTGAACTATATGACAGGCTGGGGGTTTGGAGTGTGGTTCTTTGCCATTAACCTGCCGTTTTACTATTTAGCGATTAAGCGCATGGGCTGGAGTTTTGCTCTGCGTACCTTCGCGGCGATTGGCCTGGTGTCGCTGTTTTCGGAGCTGACTCAGGGGTGGGTTGAGTTTGCCGCCGTGCCGTCGCTCTATGCCGCGCTAATGGGCGGGGCTCTGATGGGCATCGGCATGCTGATGCTGTTTCGCCACCGCACCAGCCTCGGCGGCATCAATATCCTGGCCCTTTACCTCCAAGAGAAGCACGGCCTGCGTGCAGGCTATGTGCAACTGGGTATCGACGGGCTGATCCTGCTGGTGGCGCTCACCCAGCTACCGCTCGACCGAGTGGGCTTCTCGGTGTTGGGTGCGCTGACCCTGAATTTAATCATCGCCCTGAACCATAAGCCCGGCCGCTATATCGGCGTCAGCTAG
- a CDS encoding single-stranded-DNA-specific exonuclease RecJ produces the protein MLQHASQPRLEPRPLDEAVYARAQAEGLNELQARLLASRLPGYQGELAPLVSPSLRYLAHPEKLADGCRAAERIAQAVAEGESIGILTDYDVDGITSHVVIRRTLVELFGVPEYKLHSLIGHRIHDGYGISLPLVERTLALKPFPTLVITADCGSSDEPRIARLKAAGIDVVVSDHHALPMEGPPPSAYACVNPTRNDCDYPDKTIAGCMVAWLLMSLARGVLIEWGALSESTPKLSPWLSYVALGTVADCVSLGGSPANRAVVNHGLTLINRMDAACWRAMATRLGADSVPFNAETLAFQMGPRINARSRLDDPYAALHFMLAENDGVANRQLEVLDQDNQSRKAIEADMTEEARHLAASALEAEEPAVVVLLEDGHPGVQGIVASRLVQAYGRPALVLTQAAAPNMLTGSGRSIDGLHLRDALQRTFELAPEALPRFGGHGGAAGVGVPREQLGVFKAAFLQAVGEQLEGRVLYPRLWTDGELSTAQLCLATLEDIDALGPYGREFDPPLFEGRFIVEALRPVGAEGVHLMMELSMGPVTCKAIWFRALTPGELPAFSVGDTLHCAYKLNRNRWRGRESLQLMVEHANPL, from the coding sequence ATGCTACAACACGCAAGCCAGCCCCGGCTGGAGCCTCGTCCACTCGACGAGGCTGTTTATGCGCGCGCCCAGGCGGAAGGTTTAAATGAGCTTCAGGCGCGCCTGCTGGCCTCCCGGCTGCCTGGCTATCAAGGCGAGCTGGCACCGCTGGTATCGCCGAGTCTGCGCTATCTGGCGCACCCGGAGAAACTCGCTGACGGTTGCCGAGCGGCCGAGCGTATTGCCCAGGCGGTGGCCGAGGGCGAGTCGATCGGGATTCTCACCGATTACGACGTGGACGGCATTACCTCCCACGTGGTCATCCGCCGGACGTTGGTGGAGCTATTTGGCGTACCGGAATATAAGCTGCACAGCCTGATTGGCCACCGCATTCACGACGGCTACGGCATCAGTTTGCCACTGGTGGAACGCACGCTGGCGCTTAAGCCGTTTCCTACACTGGTGATTACCGCCGACTGTGGCAGCAGCGACGAGCCGCGTATCGCGCGCTTAAAAGCCGCGGGCATTGATGTGGTGGTCAGTGACCACCACGCATTGCCGATGGAAGGCCCACCGCCTTCCGCCTACGCCTGCGTTAACCCAACCCGTAACGACTGCGACTACCCCGATAAAACCATCGCCGGCTGCATGGTGGCGTGGTTGCTCATGTCACTTGCTCGCGGTGTGTTGATCGAGTGGGGCGCGCTGTCAGAGTCGACGCCCAAACTTTCGCCCTGGCTTTCCTACGTGGCGTTGGGAACGGTAGCGGACTGTGTCTCGCTCGGGGGCAGCCCTGCGAACCGGGCGGTGGTCAATCACGGCTTAACGCTCATCAACCGCATGGATGCTGCCTGCTGGCGGGCGATGGCCACACGCCTGGGCGCTGATAGCGTGCCGTTTAACGCTGAGACGTTAGCGTTTCAGATGGGGCCGCGTATCAACGCCCGGTCGCGGCTGGACGACCCCTACGCAGCGCTGCACTTTATGCTGGCCGAGAACGACGGCGTTGCCAATCGACAGTTGGAAGTGCTCGACCAGGATAACCAGTCGCGCAAAGCCATTGAAGCCGATATGACGGAAGAGGCGCGCCATCTAGCGGCCAGTGCCCTGGAAGCTGAAGAGCCTGCCGTGGTCGTGCTACTGGAGGATGGCCATCCCGGCGTACAGGGCATTGTTGCCTCGCGCTTGGTGCAGGCCTATGGGCGTCCTGCCCTGGTGCTTACCCAGGCAGCGGCCCCCAACATGTTGACGGGCTCCGGTCGCTCGATTGACGGGCTGCATCTGCGTGATGCATTACAACGGACCTTTGAGCTCGCCCCCGAGGCACTGCCGCGCTTTGGCGGCCATGGTGGGGCGGCAGGCGTGGGCGTGCCCCGTGAGCAGCTAGGCGTCTTTAAGGCGGCTTTTCTACAGGCGGTAGGCGAGCAGTTGGAAGGGCGAGTGCTTTATCCGCGCCTTTGGACCGACGGCGAGCTATCCACGGCACAGCTATGCTTGGCAACGCTTGAGGATATTGATGCCTTGGGCCCCTATGGTCGTGAGTTTGACCCACCGCTATTTGAGGGGCGATTTATTGTTGAAGCGCTGCGCCCCGTCGGCGCGGAAGGCGTACACCTGATGATGGAACTGTCCATGGGGCCGGTAACCTGCAAAGCTATCTGGTTTCGCGCGCTGACGCCTGGCGAGCTGCCCGCGTTTAGCGTTGGCGATACGCTCCATTGCGCCTATAAGCTTAATCGCAACCGCTGGCGCGGCCGCGAATCGTTGCAGTTGATGGTCGAGCACGCCAATCCATTATAA